A region of Bacillus cabrialesii DNA encodes the following proteins:
- a CDS encoding bifunctional folylpolyglutamate synthase/dihydrofolate synthase, giving the protein MFTAYEEARSWIHGRLKFGVKPGLGRMEQLMARLGHPEKKIRAFHVAGTNGKGSTVAFIRSMLQEAGYTVGTFTSPYIITFNERISVNGTPISDEEWTALVNQIKPHVKALDQTEYGQPTEFEIMTACAFLYFAEFHKVDFVIFETGLGGRFDSTNVVEPLLTVITSIGHDHMNILGNTIEEIAGEKAGIIKEGIPIVTAVTQPEALQVIRHEAERHAAPFQSLHDTCIIFNEEALPAGERFSFKTGEKCYEDIRTSLIGTHQRQNAALSILAAEWLNRENIAHISDEALRSGLVKAAWPGRLELVQEHPPVFLDGAHNEEGVEKLAETMKQRFPDSRISVVFSALKDKPYQNMIKRLETIAHSIHFASFDFPRASLAKDLYEASEISNKSWSEDPDDVLEFIESKKSSNGIVLITGSLYFISEIRKRLK; this is encoded by the coding sequence TTGTTTACTGCATATGAAGAAGCGCGCAGCTGGATTCATGGGCGGCTGAAATTCGGGGTCAAGCCCGGGCTCGGCCGAATGGAGCAGCTGATGGCGCGGTTAGGGCATCCGGAAAAGAAAATCCGCGCGTTCCACGTCGCAGGAACAAACGGTAAAGGGTCAACTGTCGCTTTTATCCGTTCTATGCTACAAGAAGCCGGATATACGGTTGGAACGTTCACATCGCCTTATATCATTACGTTTAATGAACGGATCAGTGTAAACGGAACGCCCATTTCAGATGAGGAATGGACGGCACTCGTCAATCAGATTAAACCGCACGTTAAAGCGCTTGATCAAACAGAATACGGACAGCCGACAGAATTTGAAATTATGACGGCTTGTGCATTTTTATATTTTGCAGAGTTTCATAAGGTCGATTTTGTTATTTTTGAAACAGGTTTGGGCGGCAGATTCGACTCTACCAATGTGGTTGAACCGCTTTTAACTGTGATTACAAGCATCGGACACGACCACATGAACATCTTAGGAAACACCATTGAAGAAATTGCAGGAGAAAAGGCCGGAATTATTAAAGAGGGTATTCCAATCGTGACAGCTGTTACCCAGCCGGAAGCCTTACAGGTCATCCGCCATGAAGCTGAACGGCATGCTGCGCCGTTCCAGTCATTACATGATACATGTATTATTTTCAATGAAGAGGCTCTTCCTGCCGGAGAACGGTTTTCATTCAAAACGGGCGAGAAGTGCTATGAGGATATTCGAACTTCTCTGATCGGCACACATCAAAGACAAAATGCGGCTTTGTCCATTTTGGCCGCTGAGTGGCTCAATAGGGAGAATATTGCCCATATCAGTGATGAAGCATTAAGAAGCGGACTGGTAAAGGCTGCTTGGCCGGGACGGTTAGAGCTTGTTCAGGAACATCCGCCGGTATTTTTAGACGGTGCGCATAACGAAGAAGGCGTTGAAAAGCTGGCGGAAACGATGAAACAGCGTTTCCCTGACTCCCGCATTTCTGTTGTGTTTAGCGCGTTAAAGGACAAACCGTATCAAAACATGATTAAGAGACTGGAAACCATCGCGCATTCAATTCATTTTGCATCCTTTGATTTCCCGCGTGCCTCTCTTGCGAAAGATCTGTATGAGGCAAGTGAAATCAGCAATAAGAGCTGGAGTGAAGATCCAGACGATGTGCTCGAATTCATAGAAAGCAAAAAGAGCTCAAATGGAATTGTGCTGATTACCGGTTCGCTTTATTTTATTTCTGAAATCCGCAAAAGATTGAAATAA